From a region of the Oncorhynchus mykiss isolate Arlee chromosome 32, USDA_OmykA_1.1, whole genome shotgun sequence genome:
- the LOC110489274 gene encoding intermediate filament family orphan 1 isoform X3 has protein sequence MPDFEHFRFSYASMNPLLGENAYLVQQQQHNQMGSNSDSSMTGLDSYGAPDSGFILGEHTGFGQDGLSGLEFSALPPSGLGYLHLNNMHRAPPPPAAMALRNDLGSNISVLKTLNLRFRCFLAKVHELERRNKALEKQLQQALENNEDNSGEGHRKKPLTKEMGVQTGFVGSIAVRPGHIPLQNVNNSAYLPGGLLSPSLNRPTTPVIESNSKSVFRNSTLTDSNCNLNSNQLTPHISISPLLTPTDPCETISNINEKYFRFGTGMSTNPPPRFLPGTVWSYNHDRRFGAGRDSRITCTGVPCAQTDGVGVQIDTITPEIRALYNVLGKVKRERDEYKRRWEEEYTFRVDLQEKVAELEEDLQESEVCQDELALRVKQLKAELVLFKGLMSNNLSDLDSKIQEKAMKVDMDICRRIDITARLCDVAQQRNCEDMIQIFQQMATPPSTLTRRPRKQAAQSVKGGDGDEPISISESERGNDEESCSTSANQINEEMQRMLNQLRECEFEDDCDSLAWEETEETLLLWEDFPGYTLGAVETQGEQEESIEKVIKDTESLFQTREKEYQETIDQIELELATAKSDMNRHLHEYMEMCSMKRGLDVQMETCRRLITQSGDRKSPPLITVAMEDSDDGEKEWKKASPPADSESDEPYCETQVNCGTVPHLPWRKS, from the exons ATGCCGGATTTcgaacatttcagattttcatacGCAAGCATGAATCCGTTATTGGGGGAGAACGCGTACCTGGTTCAGCAACAGCAGCATAACCAGATGGGCAGCAATTCGGATTCTTCCATGACAGGCCTAGACTCATACGGTGCACCTGACTCAGGCTTCATCTTGGGTGAGCACACTGGCTTTGGACAAGATGGGCTATCTGGCCTGGAATTTAGTGCGCTGCCACCTTCGGGACTCGGGTATCTGCACCTGAACAACATGCACCGTGCGCCGCCGCCCCCCGCAGCGATGGCCCTGCGTAATGACTTGGGCTCCAACATCAGTGTTCTCAAGACCCTGAATTTGCGCTTCCGCTGCTTTTTGGCTAAAGTTCATGAGCTGGAGCGTCGGAATAAAGCTTTGGAGAAACAGCTTCAGCAGGCTTTGGAAAATAATGAGGACAATTCAGGAGAAGGACACAGGAAAAAGCCATTGACTAAGGAAATGGGAGTCCAGACTGGTTTCGTAGGGTCCATCGCAGTTAGACCCGGACATATCCCCCTCCAGAACGTCAATAATTCTGCATACCTGCCCGGAGgccttctctctccatcactcaacAGGCCTACAACTCCCGTCATTGAGTCCAACAGCAAATCAGTATTTAGGAACTCGACTCTGACTGACTCGAATTGCAACCTCAATTCCAACCAACTCACTCCACATATTTCTATCAGTCCTTTATTAACCCCTACCGATCCTTGCGAGACGATATCCAACATTAACGAGAAATATTTCCGTTTTGGGACTGGTATGTCTACTAACCCGCCTCCCCGGTTCCTTCCCGGCACGGTTTGGTCCTACAACCACGACCGCAGATTTGGCGCGGGGAGAGATTCGCGCATAACATGCACGGGTGTGCCTTGTGCCCAAACGGACGGAGTAGGTGTACAAATCGACACCATCACCCCTGAGATACGGGCCCTGTACAACGTGTTGGGCAAGGTGAAACGAGAGAGGGATGAGTATAAACGCAG ATGGGAGGAAGAATATACATTCAGAGTGGACCTCCAGGAGAAAGTGGCTGAGCTGGAGGAG GATCTCCAGGAGAGTGAGGTGTGTCAGGATGAGCTGGCTCTCAGGGTGAAACAGCTGAAAGCTGAGCTGGTCCTCTTCAAAGGCCTAATGAGCAAC aACCTGTCAGATCTGGACAGTAAGATCCAGGAGAAGGCCATGAAGGTGGACATGGACATCTGTAGACGCATCGACATCACGGCTCGCCTGTGTGATGTGGCCCAGCAGAGGAACTGTGAAGACATGATCCAGATCTTCCAG CAGATGGCCACACCTCCTTCCACTCTGACTCGCCGGCCCCGAAAGCAGGCGGCCCAGTCGGTTAAAGGCGGTGATGGGGATGAACCAATCAGCATCTCTGAGAGCGAGAGGGGCAATGATGAGGAGTCATGTAGCACGTCAGCCAATCAGATCAACGAGGAGATGCAGAGGATGCTGAACCAGCT GAGGGAGTGTGAGTTTGAGGACGACTGTGACAGCTTGGCCTGGGAGGAGACTGAGGAGACTCTGCTGCTGTGGGAGGATTTTCCAGGATACACTCTGGGAGCagtggagacccagggagag CAGGAGGAGTCCATAGAGAAGGTGATAAAGGACACAGAGTCCCTCTTCCAGACTAGAGAGAAGGAGTATCAGGAGACAATCGACCAGATCGAG TTGGAGCTGGCCACTGCTAAGAGTGACATGAACCGACACCTGCACGAGTACATGGAGATGTGTTCCATGAAGCGAGGCCTGGACGTGCAGATGGAGACGTGCAGGAGACTCATCACCCAGAGTGGGGACAG gAAATCTCCCCCTCTCATTACTGTGGCAATGGAAGACTCTGATGACGGAGAGAAGGAGTGGAAAAAGGCGTCCCCACCCGCAGACTCTGAAAGTGATGAACCCTACTGTGAAACACAGGTTAATTGTGGTACGGTCCCTCACTTACCATGGAGGAAGTCCTAA
- the LOC110489274 gene encoding intermediate filament family orphan 1 isoform X4 has protein sequence MPDFEHFRFSYASMNPLLGENAYLVQQQQHNQMGSNSDSSMTGLDSYGAPDSGFILGEHTGFGQDGLSGLEFSALPPSGLGYLHLNNMHRAPPPPAAMALRNDLGSNISVLKTLNLRFRCFLAKVHELERRNKALEKQLQQALENNEDNSGEGHRKKPLTKEMGVQTGFVGSIAVRPGHIPLQNVNNSAYLPGGLLSPSLNRPTTPVIESNSKSVFRNSTLTDSNCNLNSNQLTPHISISPLLTPTDPCETISNINEKYFRFGTGMSTNPPPRFLPGTVWSYNHDRRFGAGRDSRITCTGVPCAQTDGVGVQIDTITPEIRALYNVLGKVKRERDEYKRRWEEEYTFRVDLQEKVAELEEDLQESEVCQDELALRVKQLKAELVLFKGLMSNNLSDLDSKIQEKAMKVDMDICRRIDITARLCDVAQQRNCEDMIQIFQMATPPSTLTRRPRKQAAQSVKGGDGDEPISISESERGNDEESCSTSANQINEEMQRMLNQLRECEFEDDCDSLAWEETEETLLLWEDFPGYTLGAVETQGEQEESIEKVIKDTESLFQTREKEYQETIDQIELELATAKSDMNRHLHEYMEMCSMKRGLDVQMETCRRLITQSGDRKSPPLITVAMEDSDDGEKEWKKASPPADSESDEPYCETQVNCGTVPHLPWRKS, from the exons ATGCCGGATTTcgaacatttcagattttcatacGCAAGCATGAATCCGTTATTGGGGGAGAACGCGTACCTGGTTCAGCAACAGCAGCATAACCAGATGGGCAGCAATTCGGATTCTTCCATGACAGGCCTAGACTCATACGGTGCACCTGACTCAGGCTTCATCTTGGGTGAGCACACTGGCTTTGGACAAGATGGGCTATCTGGCCTGGAATTTAGTGCGCTGCCACCTTCGGGACTCGGGTATCTGCACCTGAACAACATGCACCGTGCGCCGCCGCCCCCCGCAGCGATGGCCCTGCGTAATGACTTGGGCTCCAACATCAGTGTTCTCAAGACCCTGAATTTGCGCTTCCGCTGCTTTTTGGCTAAAGTTCATGAGCTGGAGCGTCGGAATAAAGCTTTGGAGAAACAGCTTCAGCAGGCTTTGGAAAATAATGAGGACAATTCAGGAGAAGGACACAGGAAAAAGCCATTGACTAAGGAAATGGGAGTCCAGACTGGTTTCGTAGGGTCCATCGCAGTTAGACCCGGACATATCCCCCTCCAGAACGTCAATAATTCTGCATACCTGCCCGGAGgccttctctctccatcactcaacAGGCCTACAACTCCCGTCATTGAGTCCAACAGCAAATCAGTATTTAGGAACTCGACTCTGACTGACTCGAATTGCAACCTCAATTCCAACCAACTCACTCCACATATTTCTATCAGTCCTTTATTAACCCCTACCGATCCTTGCGAGACGATATCCAACATTAACGAGAAATATTTCCGTTTTGGGACTGGTATGTCTACTAACCCGCCTCCCCGGTTCCTTCCCGGCACGGTTTGGTCCTACAACCACGACCGCAGATTTGGCGCGGGGAGAGATTCGCGCATAACATGCACGGGTGTGCCTTGTGCCCAAACGGACGGAGTAGGTGTACAAATCGACACCATCACCCCTGAGATACGGGCCCTGTACAACGTGTTGGGCAAGGTGAAACGAGAGAGGGATGAGTATAAACGCAG ATGGGAGGAAGAATATACATTCAGAGTGGACCTCCAGGAGAAAGTGGCTGAGCTGGAGGAG GATCTCCAGGAGAGTGAGGTGTGTCAGGATGAGCTGGCTCTCAGGGTGAAACAGCTGAAAGCTGAGCTGGTCCTCTTCAAAGGCCTAATGAGCAAC aACCTGTCAGATCTGGACAGTAAGATCCAGGAGAAGGCCATGAAGGTGGACATGGACATCTGTAGACGCATCGACATCACGGCTCGCCTGTGTGATGTGGCCCAGCAGAGGAACTGTGAAGACATGATCCAGATCTTCCAG ATGGCCACACCTCCTTCCACTCTGACTCGCCGGCCCCGAAAGCAGGCGGCCCAGTCGGTTAAAGGCGGTGATGGGGATGAACCAATCAGCATCTCTGAGAGCGAGAGGGGCAATGATGAGGAGTCATGTAGCACGTCAGCCAATCAGATCAACGAGGAGATGCAGAGGATGCTGAACCAGCT GAGGGAGTGTGAGTTTGAGGACGACTGTGACAGCTTGGCCTGGGAGGAGACTGAGGAGACTCTGCTGCTGTGGGAGGATTTTCCAGGATACACTCTGGGAGCagtggagacccagggagag CAGGAGGAGTCCATAGAGAAGGTGATAAAGGACACAGAGTCCCTCTTCCAGACTAGAGAGAAGGAGTATCAGGAGACAATCGACCAGATCGAG TTGGAGCTGGCCACTGCTAAGAGTGACATGAACCGACACCTGCACGAGTACATGGAGATGTGTTCCATGAAGCGAGGCCTGGACGTGCAGATGGAGACGTGCAGGAGACTCATCACCCAGAGTGGGGACAG gAAATCTCCCCCTCTCATTACTGTGGCAATGGAAGACTCTGATGACGGAGAGAAGGAGTGGAAAAAGGCGTCCCCACCCGCAGACTCTGAAAGTGATGAACCCTACTGTGAAACACAGGTTAATTGTGGTACGGTCCCTCACTTACCATGGAGGAAGTCCTAA
- the LOC110489274 gene encoding intermediate filament family orphan 1 isoform X1, translating into MPDFEHFRFSYASMNPLLGENAYLVQQQQHNQMGSNSDSSMTGLDSYGAPDSGFILGEHTGFGQDGLSGLEFSALPPSGLGYLHLNNMHRAPPPPAAMALRNDLGSNISVLKTLNLRFRCFLAKVHELERRNKALEKQLQQALENNEDNSGEGHRKKPLTKEMGVQTGFVGSIAVRPGHIPLQNVNNSAYLPGGLLSPSLNRPTTPVIESNSKSVFRNSTLTDSNCNLNSNQLTPHISISPLLTPTDPCETISNINEKYFRFGTGMSTNPPPRFLPGTVWSYNHDRRFGAGRDSRITCTGVPCAQTDGVGVQIDTITPEIRALYNVLGKVKRERDEYKRRWEEEYTFRVDLQEKVAELEEDLQESEVCQDELALRVKQLKAELVLFKGLMSNNLSDLDSKIQEKAMKVDMDICRRIDITARLCDVAQQRNCEDMIQIFQQMATPPSTLTRRPRKQAAQSVKGGDGDEPISISESERGNDEESCSTSANQINEEMQRMLNQLRECEFEDDCDSLAWEETEETLLLWEDFPGYTLGAVETQGEQQEESIEKVIKDTESLFQTREKEYQETIDQIELELATAKSDMNRHLHEYMEMCSMKRGLDVQMETCRRLITQSGDRKSPPLITVAMEDSDDGEKEWKKASPPADSESDEPYCETQVNCGTVPHLPWRKS; encoded by the exons ATGCCGGATTTcgaacatttcagattttcatacGCAAGCATGAATCCGTTATTGGGGGAGAACGCGTACCTGGTTCAGCAACAGCAGCATAACCAGATGGGCAGCAATTCGGATTCTTCCATGACAGGCCTAGACTCATACGGTGCACCTGACTCAGGCTTCATCTTGGGTGAGCACACTGGCTTTGGACAAGATGGGCTATCTGGCCTGGAATTTAGTGCGCTGCCACCTTCGGGACTCGGGTATCTGCACCTGAACAACATGCACCGTGCGCCGCCGCCCCCCGCAGCGATGGCCCTGCGTAATGACTTGGGCTCCAACATCAGTGTTCTCAAGACCCTGAATTTGCGCTTCCGCTGCTTTTTGGCTAAAGTTCATGAGCTGGAGCGTCGGAATAAAGCTTTGGAGAAACAGCTTCAGCAGGCTTTGGAAAATAATGAGGACAATTCAGGAGAAGGACACAGGAAAAAGCCATTGACTAAGGAAATGGGAGTCCAGACTGGTTTCGTAGGGTCCATCGCAGTTAGACCCGGACATATCCCCCTCCAGAACGTCAATAATTCTGCATACCTGCCCGGAGgccttctctctccatcactcaacAGGCCTACAACTCCCGTCATTGAGTCCAACAGCAAATCAGTATTTAGGAACTCGACTCTGACTGACTCGAATTGCAACCTCAATTCCAACCAACTCACTCCACATATTTCTATCAGTCCTTTATTAACCCCTACCGATCCTTGCGAGACGATATCCAACATTAACGAGAAATATTTCCGTTTTGGGACTGGTATGTCTACTAACCCGCCTCCCCGGTTCCTTCCCGGCACGGTTTGGTCCTACAACCACGACCGCAGATTTGGCGCGGGGAGAGATTCGCGCATAACATGCACGGGTGTGCCTTGTGCCCAAACGGACGGAGTAGGTGTACAAATCGACACCATCACCCCTGAGATACGGGCCCTGTACAACGTGTTGGGCAAGGTGAAACGAGAGAGGGATGAGTATAAACGCAG ATGGGAGGAAGAATATACATTCAGAGTGGACCTCCAGGAGAAAGTGGCTGAGCTGGAGGAG GATCTCCAGGAGAGTGAGGTGTGTCAGGATGAGCTGGCTCTCAGGGTGAAACAGCTGAAAGCTGAGCTGGTCCTCTTCAAAGGCCTAATGAGCAAC aACCTGTCAGATCTGGACAGTAAGATCCAGGAGAAGGCCATGAAGGTGGACATGGACATCTGTAGACGCATCGACATCACGGCTCGCCTGTGTGATGTGGCCCAGCAGAGGAACTGTGAAGACATGATCCAGATCTTCCAG CAGATGGCCACACCTCCTTCCACTCTGACTCGCCGGCCCCGAAAGCAGGCGGCCCAGTCGGTTAAAGGCGGTGATGGGGATGAACCAATCAGCATCTCTGAGAGCGAGAGGGGCAATGATGAGGAGTCATGTAGCACGTCAGCCAATCAGATCAACGAGGAGATGCAGAGGATGCTGAACCAGCT GAGGGAGTGTGAGTTTGAGGACGACTGTGACAGCTTGGCCTGGGAGGAGACTGAGGAGACTCTGCTGCTGTGGGAGGATTTTCCAGGATACACTCTGGGAGCagtggagacccagggagag cAGCAGGAGGAGTCCATAGAGAAGGTGATAAAGGACACAGAGTCCCTCTTCCAGACTAGAGAGAAGGAGTATCAGGAGACAATCGACCAGATCGAG TTGGAGCTGGCCACTGCTAAGAGTGACATGAACCGACACCTGCACGAGTACATGGAGATGTGTTCCATGAAGCGAGGCCTGGACGTGCAGATGGAGACGTGCAGGAGACTCATCACCCAGAGTGGGGACAG gAAATCTCCCCCTCTCATTACTGTGGCAATGGAAGACTCTGATGACGGAGAGAAGGAGTGGAAAAAGGCGTCCCCACCCGCAGACTCTGAAAGTGATGAACCCTACTGTGAAACACAGGTTAATTGTGGTACGGTCCCTCACTTACCATGGAGGAAGTCCTAA
- the LOC110489274 gene encoding intermediate filament family orphan 1 isoform X2 has product MPDFEHFRFSYASMNPLLGENAYLVQQQQHNQMGSNSDSSMTGLDSYGAPDSGFILGEHTGFGQDGLSGLEFSALPPSGLGYLHLNNMHRAPPPPAAMALRNDLGSNISVLKTLNLRFRCFLAKVHELERRNKALEKQLQQALENNEDNSGEGHRKKPLTKEMGVQTGFVGSIAVRPGHIPLQNVNNSAYLPGGLLSPSLNRPTTPVIESNSKSVFRNSTLTDSNCNLNSNQLTPHISISPLLTPTDPCETISNINEKYFRFGTGMSTNPPPRFLPGTVWSYNHDRRFGAGRDSRITCTGVPCAQTDGVGVQIDTITPEIRALYNVLGKVKRERDEYKRRWEEEYTFRVDLQEKVAELEEDLQESEVCQDELALRVKQLKAELVLFKGLMSNNLSDLDSKIQEKAMKVDMDICRRIDITARLCDVAQQRNCEDMIQIFQMATPPSTLTRRPRKQAAQSVKGGDGDEPISISESERGNDEESCSTSANQINEEMQRMLNQLRECEFEDDCDSLAWEETEETLLLWEDFPGYTLGAVETQGEQQEESIEKVIKDTESLFQTREKEYQETIDQIELELATAKSDMNRHLHEYMEMCSMKRGLDVQMETCRRLITQSGDRKSPPLITVAMEDSDDGEKEWKKASPPADSESDEPYCETQVNCGTVPHLPWRKS; this is encoded by the exons ATGCCGGATTTcgaacatttcagattttcatacGCAAGCATGAATCCGTTATTGGGGGAGAACGCGTACCTGGTTCAGCAACAGCAGCATAACCAGATGGGCAGCAATTCGGATTCTTCCATGACAGGCCTAGACTCATACGGTGCACCTGACTCAGGCTTCATCTTGGGTGAGCACACTGGCTTTGGACAAGATGGGCTATCTGGCCTGGAATTTAGTGCGCTGCCACCTTCGGGACTCGGGTATCTGCACCTGAACAACATGCACCGTGCGCCGCCGCCCCCCGCAGCGATGGCCCTGCGTAATGACTTGGGCTCCAACATCAGTGTTCTCAAGACCCTGAATTTGCGCTTCCGCTGCTTTTTGGCTAAAGTTCATGAGCTGGAGCGTCGGAATAAAGCTTTGGAGAAACAGCTTCAGCAGGCTTTGGAAAATAATGAGGACAATTCAGGAGAAGGACACAGGAAAAAGCCATTGACTAAGGAAATGGGAGTCCAGACTGGTTTCGTAGGGTCCATCGCAGTTAGACCCGGACATATCCCCCTCCAGAACGTCAATAATTCTGCATACCTGCCCGGAGgccttctctctccatcactcaacAGGCCTACAACTCCCGTCATTGAGTCCAACAGCAAATCAGTATTTAGGAACTCGACTCTGACTGACTCGAATTGCAACCTCAATTCCAACCAACTCACTCCACATATTTCTATCAGTCCTTTATTAACCCCTACCGATCCTTGCGAGACGATATCCAACATTAACGAGAAATATTTCCGTTTTGGGACTGGTATGTCTACTAACCCGCCTCCCCGGTTCCTTCCCGGCACGGTTTGGTCCTACAACCACGACCGCAGATTTGGCGCGGGGAGAGATTCGCGCATAACATGCACGGGTGTGCCTTGTGCCCAAACGGACGGAGTAGGTGTACAAATCGACACCATCACCCCTGAGATACGGGCCCTGTACAACGTGTTGGGCAAGGTGAAACGAGAGAGGGATGAGTATAAACGCAG ATGGGAGGAAGAATATACATTCAGAGTGGACCTCCAGGAGAAAGTGGCTGAGCTGGAGGAG GATCTCCAGGAGAGTGAGGTGTGTCAGGATGAGCTGGCTCTCAGGGTGAAACAGCTGAAAGCTGAGCTGGTCCTCTTCAAAGGCCTAATGAGCAAC aACCTGTCAGATCTGGACAGTAAGATCCAGGAGAAGGCCATGAAGGTGGACATGGACATCTGTAGACGCATCGACATCACGGCTCGCCTGTGTGATGTGGCCCAGCAGAGGAACTGTGAAGACATGATCCAGATCTTCCAG ATGGCCACACCTCCTTCCACTCTGACTCGCCGGCCCCGAAAGCAGGCGGCCCAGTCGGTTAAAGGCGGTGATGGGGATGAACCAATCAGCATCTCTGAGAGCGAGAGGGGCAATGATGAGGAGTCATGTAGCACGTCAGCCAATCAGATCAACGAGGAGATGCAGAGGATGCTGAACCAGCT GAGGGAGTGTGAGTTTGAGGACGACTGTGACAGCTTGGCCTGGGAGGAGACTGAGGAGACTCTGCTGCTGTGGGAGGATTTTCCAGGATACACTCTGGGAGCagtggagacccagggagag cAGCAGGAGGAGTCCATAGAGAAGGTGATAAAGGACACAGAGTCCCTCTTCCAGACTAGAGAGAAGGAGTATCAGGAGACAATCGACCAGATCGAG TTGGAGCTGGCCACTGCTAAGAGTGACATGAACCGACACCTGCACGAGTACATGGAGATGTGTTCCATGAAGCGAGGCCTGGACGTGCAGATGGAGACGTGCAGGAGACTCATCACCCAGAGTGGGGACAG gAAATCTCCCCCTCTCATTACTGTGGCAATGGAAGACTCTGATGACGGAGAGAAGGAGTGGAAAAAGGCGTCCCCACCCGCAGACTCTGAAAGTGATGAACCCTACTGTGAAACACAGGTTAATTGTGGTACGGTCCCTCACTTACCATGGAGGAAGTCCTAA
- the LOC110489274 gene encoding intermediate filament family orphan 1 isoform X5 — protein sequence MPDFEHFRFSYASMNPLLGENAYLVQQQQHNQMGSNSDSSMTGLDSYGAPDSGFILGEHTGFGQDGLSGLEFSALPPSGLGYLHLNNMHRAPPPPAAMALRNDLGSNISVLKTLNLRFRCFLAKVHELERRNKALEKQLQQALENNEDNSGEGHRKKPLTKEMGVQTGFVGSIAVRPGHIPLQNVNNSAYLPGGLLSPSLNRPTTPVIESNSKSVFRNSTLTDSNCNLNSNQLTPHISISPLLTPTDPCETISNINEKYFRFGTGMSTNPPPRFLPGTVWSYNHDRRFGAGRDSRITCTGVPCAQTDGVGVQIDTITPEIRALYNVLGKVKRERDEYKRRWEEEYTFRVDLQEKVAELEEDLQESEVCQDELALRVKQLKAELVLFKGLMSNNLSDLDSKIQEKAMKVDMDICRRIDITARLCDVAQQRNCEDMIQIFQQMATPPSTLTRRPRKQAAQSVKGGDGDEPISISESERGNDEESCSTSANQINEEMQRMLNQLRECEFEDDCDSLAWEETEETLLLWEDFPGYTLGAVETQGEQQEESIEKVIKDTESLFQTREKEYQETIDQIEEISPSHYCGNGRL from the exons ATGCCGGATTTcgaacatttcagattttcatacGCAAGCATGAATCCGTTATTGGGGGAGAACGCGTACCTGGTTCAGCAACAGCAGCATAACCAGATGGGCAGCAATTCGGATTCTTCCATGACAGGCCTAGACTCATACGGTGCACCTGACTCAGGCTTCATCTTGGGTGAGCACACTGGCTTTGGACAAGATGGGCTATCTGGCCTGGAATTTAGTGCGCTGCCACCTTCGGGACTCGGGTATCTGCACCTGAACAACATGCACCGTGCGCCGCCGCCCCCCGCAGCGATGGCCCTGCGTAATGACTTGGGCTCCAACATCAGTGTTCTCAAGACCCTGAATTTGCGCTTCCGCTGCTTTTTGGCTAAAGTTCATGAGCTGGAGCGTCGGAATAAAGCTTTGGAGAAACAGCTTCAGCAGGCTTTGGAAAATAATGAGGACAATTCAGGAGAAGGACACAGGAAAAAGCCATTGACTAAGGAAATGGGAGTCCAGACTGGTTTCGTAGGGTCCATCGCAGTTAGACCCGGACATATCCCCCTCCAGAACGTCAATAATTCTGCATACCTGCCCGGAGgccttctctctccatcactcaacAGGCCTACAACTCCCGTCATTGAGTCCAACAGCAAATCAGTATTTAGGAACTCGACTCTGACTGACTCGAATTGCAACCTCAATTCCAACCAACTCACTCCACATATTTCTATCAGTCCTTTATTAACCCCTACCGATCCTTGCGAGACGATATCCAACATTAACGAGAAATATTTCCGTTTTGGGACTGGTATGTCTACTAACCCGCCTCCCCGGTTCCTTCCCGGCACGGTTTGGTCCTACAACCACGACCGCAGATTTGGCGCGGGGAGAGATTCGCGCATAACATGCACGGGTGTGCCTTGTGCCCAAACGGACGGAGTAGGTGTACAAATCGACACCATCACCCCTGAGATACGGGCCCTGTACAACGTGTTGGGCAAGGTGAAACGAGAGAGGGATGAGTATAAACGCAG ATGGGAGGAAGAATATACATTCAGAGTGGACCTCCAGGAGAAAGTGGCTGAGCTGGAGGAG GATCTCCAGGAGAGTGAGGTGTGTCAGGATGAGCTGGCTCTCAGGGTGAAACAGCTGAAAGCTGAGCTGGTCCTCTTCAAAGGCCTAATGAGCAAC aACCTGTCAGATCTGGACAGTAAGATCCAGGAGAAGGCCATGAAGGTGGACATGGACATCTGTAGACGCATCGACATCACGGCTCGCCTGTGTGATGTGGCCCAGCAGAGGAACTGTGAAGACATGATCCAGATCTTCCAG CAGATGGCCACACCTCCTTCCACTCTGACTCGCCGGCCCCGAAAGCAGGCGGCCCAGTCGGTTAAAGGCGGTGATGGGGATGAACCAATCAGCATCTCTGAGAGCGAGAGGGGCAATGATGAGGAGTCATGTAGCACGTCAGCCAATCAGATCAACGAGGAGATGCAGAGGATGCTGAACCAGCT GAGGGAGTGTGAGTTTGAGGACGACTGTGACAGCTTGGCCTGGGAGGAGACTGAGGAGACTCTGCTGCTGTGGGAGGATTTTCCAGGATACACTCTGGGAGCagtggagacccagggagag cAGCAGGAGGAGTCCATAGAGAAGGTGATAAAGGACACAGAGTCCCTCTTCCAGACTAGAGAGAAGGAGTATCAGGAGACAATCGACCAGATCGAG gAAATCTCCCCCTCTCATTACTGTGGCAATGGAAGACTCTGA
- the LOC110489300 gene encoding glyceraldehyde-3-phosphate dehydrogenase, with translation MVKIGINGFGRIGRLVTRAAAKSGKVEVVAINDPFIDLDYMVYMFKYDSTHGVWKHSEVKQEGGKLIIGNLHITVFHERDPTAIKWGEAGADYVVESTGVFTTIDKASAHLQGGAKRVIISAPSADAPMFVMGVNHEKYDNSLKVVSNASCTTNCLAPIAKVINDNFGIVEGLMSTVHAVTATQKTVDGPSGKLWRDGRGASQNIIPASTGAAKAVGKVIPELNGKLTGMAFRVPTPNVSVVDLTVRLEKAAPYDEIKKVIKAAAEGPMKGILGYTEDQVVSTDFNSDCRSSIFDAGAGIALNDHFVKLVSWYDNEFGYSNRVVDLCLHMASKE, from the exons ATGGTGAAGATTGGGATCAATGG ATTTGGGCGTATTGGGCGCCTGGTGACCCGTGCTGCCGCCAAGAGTGGAAAAGTTGAGGTTGTCGCCATAAATGACCCCTTCATCGACCTAGACTACATG GTCTACATGTTCAAGTATGACTCCACCCACGGTGTTTGGAAGCACAGTGAAGTGAAGCAGGAGGGTGGAAAGCTGATCATTGGGAACCTCCACATCACAGTTTTCCATGA GAGGGACCCCACTGCCATCAAATGGGGTGAGGCTGGCGCTGACTATGTTGTGGAGTCCACCGGTGTGTTCACCACCATCGACAAAGCTTCT GCTCACCTGCAGGGAGGTGCCAAGAGGGTCATCATCTCTGCCCCCAGTGCAGATGCCCCCATGTTTGTGATGGGCGTCAACCACGAGAAGTACGACAACTCCCTGAAGGTCGTCAG CAATGCCTCCTGCACAACTAACTGCCTGGCTCCCATCGCCAAGGTTATCAACGACAACTTTGGCATTGTGGAGGGTCTCATG AGCACAGTTCATGCCGTCACAGCTACACAGAAGACTGTTGACGGGCCCTCCGGTAAGCTGTGGAGAGATGGACGTGGTGCCAGCCAGAACATTATCCCTGCCTCCACCGGCGCCGCCAAAGCCGTGGGAAAGGTTATCCCCGAGCTGAACGG CAAGCTGACGGGCATGGCCTTCCGTGTCCCCACTCCCAACGTGTCCGTGGTTGACCTGACTGTCCGTCTTGAGAAGGCT GCACCTTATGACGAGATCAAGAAGGTCATCAAGGCTGCTGCTGAAGGACCCATGAAGGGAATTCTGGGATACACAGAGGACCAG GTGGTGTCCACAGACTTCAACAGTGACTGCCGCTCCTCAATCTTTGACGCCGGTGCAGGAATTGCACTCAACGACCACTTTGTCAAGCTGGTCTCGTG GTACGACAACGAGTTTGGCTACAGCAACCGTGTCGTTGACCTGTGTCTGCACATGGCCTCCAAGGAGTGA